A genomic window from Phocoena sinus isolate mPhoSin1 chromosome 20, mPhoSin1.pri, whole genome shotgun sequence includes:
- the GPATCH8 gene encoding G patch domain-containing protein 8 isoform X2, protein MADRFSRFNEDRDFQGNHFDQYEEGHLEIEQASLDKPIESDNIGHRLLQKHGWKLGQGLGKSLQGRTDPIPIVVKYDVMGMGRMEMELDYAEDATERRRVLEVEKEDTEELRQKYKDYVDKEKAIAKALEDLRANFYCELCDKQYQKHQEFDNHINSYDHAHKQRLKDLKQREFARNVSSRSRKDEKKQEKALRRLHELAEQRKQAECAPGSGPMFRPTTVAVDEEGGDDDKEESATNSGTSATATCGLGSEFSTDKGGPFTAVQITNTTGLAQSPGLASQGVSFGIKNNLGTPLQKLGVSFSFAKKAPVKLESIASVFKDHAEEGTSEDGTKADEKGTDQGLQKVGDSDGSSNLDGKKEDEDPQDGGSLASTLSKLKRMKREEGAGATEPEYYHYIPPAHCKVKPNFPFLLFMRASEQMEGDSSTHPKNALDSKKSSSPKPKGCIKVAASQGAEKTVGEVSEQQMETSVAEPSEPESKAETKKASGGDVSEHSLESQSQKDSEIQMCESNPPKEISQATPAGKESQEGPRHPTGPFFPVLSKDESTALQWPSELLIFTKAEPSISYSCNPLYFDFKLSRNKDARAKGTEKPKDIGGSSKDHLQSLDPSEPNKSKEEGENVEHSSGGRIDAPAPGSACSGLNKQEPGGSHGSETEDTGRSLPSNKERSGKSHRHKKKKKHKKSSKHKRKHKPDPEEKSSKAESGEKSKKRKKRKRKKNKSSAPADSERGPKPEPPGSGSPAPPRRRRRAQDDSQRRSIPAEEGSSGKKDEGGGGGSSQDHGGRKHKGEPPTSSCQQRASSKRSSRSSHRSRPSSGDEDSDDASSRRLHQKSPSQYSEEEEEEEEEEESGSEHSRSRSRSGRHHSSRRSSRRSYSSSSDASSDQSCYSRQHSYSDDSYSDYSDRSRRHSKRSHDSDDSDYTSSKHRSKRHKYSSSDDDYSLSCSQSRSRSRSHTRERSRSRGRSRSSSCSRSRSKRRSRSTTAHSWQRSRSYSRDRSCSTRSPSQRSGSRKGSWGHESPEERRSGRRDFIRSKIYRSQSPHYFRSGRGEGSGEKKKEDGRGDDGKGIGPPSQNSNTGPGRGSEGDCSPEDKNSVTAKLLLEKIQSRKVERKPSVSEEVLATPNKAGLKLKDPPQGYFGPRLPPSLGNKPVLPLIGKLPATRKPNTKKCEESGLERGEEQEQSETEEGPPGNSDAPFGHQFSSEETAGPLSDPPPEEPKSEEATADHPVAPLGTPVHSDCYPGDPSISHNYLPDPSDGDTLESLDSGSQPGPVESSLLPIASDLEHFPSYAPPSGEPSIESADGVEDASLAPLESQPITFTPEEMEKYSKLQQAAQQHIQQQLLAKQVKAFPASAALAPATPALQPIHIQQPATASATSITTVQHAILQHHAAAAAAAIGIHPHPHPQPLAQVHHIPQPHLTPISLSHLTHSIIPGHPATFLASHPIHIIPASAIHPGPFTFHPVPHAALYPTLLAPRPAAAAATALHLHPLLHPIFSGQDLQHPPSHGT, encoded by the exons GATTATGTTGATAAAGAGAAGGCAATTGCCAAAGCGTTGGAAGACCTCAGAGCCAACTTTTACTGTGAACTCTGTGATAAGCAATATCAGAAACATCAGGAATTTGACAACCATATCAACTCCTATGATCACGCACACAAGCAG AGATTGAAAGATCTCAAGCAGAGAGAGTTTGCTCGAAATGTCTCTTCAAGATCCCGCAAAGATgagaagaagcaagagaaagCCCTACGGCGGCTCCACGAGTTggcagagcaaagaaaacaagCTGAATG TGCACCTGGAAGTGGTCCCATGTTCAGACCAACCACAGTGGCTGTAGATGAAGAAGGTGGAGATGATGATAAAGAAGAATCAGCAACAAACAGTGGCACAAGTGCCACTGCCACTTGTGGCCTGGGATCTGAATTCTCCACAGATAAAGGAGGCCCTTTCACTGCAGTACAAATCACTAATACCACTGGACTGGCACAGTCTCCTGGGCTAGCCTCTCAAGGCGTCAGCTTTGGCATTAAGAATAATCTGGGGACCCCATTGCAAAAACTGGGAGTGTCATTTTCCTTTGCCAAGAAGGCTCCTGTCAAACTCGAATCAATAGCATCAGTTTTCAAGGACCACGCCGAGGAAGGGACCTCTGAAGATGGAACAAAAGCTGATGAGAAGGGTACAGACCAAGGACTGCAGAAGGTGGGAGACTCCGATGGTAGCAGTAATCTCGATGGTAAAAAAGAGGATGAAGACCCTCAGGATGGAGGGTCCCTTGCCTCAACATTATCtaagttaaaaagaatgaagcgAGAAGAAGGAGCTGGGGCTACAGAGCCAGAGTATTACCACTACATCCCCCCAGCACACTGCAAAGTAAAACCTAATTTTCCTTTCCTACTCTTTATGAGAGCCAGTGAACAAATGGAAGGTGATAGTAGTACACACCCAAAGAATGCCCTAGACAGCAAAAAAAGTAGTTCTCCCAAGCCTAAAGGCTGCATCAAGGTGGCAGCAAGCCAAGGAGCAGAAAAGACAGTTGGTGAAGTCTCTGAACAGCAGATGGAAACCAGTGTGGCTGAGCCCTCAGAGCCTGAAAGCAAAGCTGAGACAAAGAAGGCCTCAGGAGGCGATGTAAGTGAGCATAGTTTAGAGAGTCAGAGTCAGAAGGATTCAGAGATCCAAATGTGTGAGTCTAATCCTCCTAAAGAAATCTCTCAGGCCACTCCAGCAGGGAAAGAAAGCCAAGAGGGACCCAGACATCCTACTGGTCCCTTCTTTCCAGTTTTAAGCAAAGATGAAAGCACTGCCCTCCAGTGGCCATCAGAACTATTAATTTTCACGAAGGCAGAACCCTCCATTTCTTACAGTTGTAATCCTTTGTACTTTGACTTCAAGCTTTCAAGGAACAAAGATGCCAGAGCTAAAGGGACAGAAAAACCAAAGGATATAGGAGGCTCCTCAAAGGACCATCTCCAAAGCCTTGATCCTAGTGAGCCAAATAAAAgcaaagaggagggagagaatgtAGAACATTCTTCAGGAGGCAGAATAGATGCACCTGCTCCAGGGTCTGCCTGTAGCGGCCTGAATAAGCAGGAGCCTGGGGGTAGCCATGGGTCAGAGacagaagacacagggagaagcctTCCTAGCAATAAAGAACGATCTGGGAAGTCCCACCgacacaaaaagaagaagaaacacaaaaaatccAGCAAACACAAACGGAAACACAAGCCTGACCCAGAAGAGAAAAGCTCTAAGGCAGAGTCTGGGGAGAAGTCTAAGAAGCGCAAGAAGCGAAAACGAAAGAAGAATAAGTCATCAGCCCCAGCAGATTCTGAACGGGGGCCCAAACCAGAACCCCCTGGTAGTGGTAGCCCTGCACCACCAAGAAGACGGCGGCGAGCCCAAGATGATTCCCAGCGGAGATCCATTCCAGCTGAAGAAGGGAGCAGTGGCAAGAAGGATGAAGGTGGAGGCGGTGGCAGCTCCCAAGATCATGGTGGGAGGAAACACAAAGGTGAGCCTCCAACTTCATCCTGCCAGCAAAGAGCTAGCAGCAAACGGAGCAGCCGGTCTAGCCATCGAAGTCGACCCAGTAGTGGAGATGAGGATAGTGATGATGCTTCATCACGCCGGCTGCACCAGAAGTCTCCATCCCAGTacagtgaggaggaggaggaggaagaggaggaagaagagtcgGGCAGTGAGCATTCCCGTAGCCGCTCACGGTCTGGCCGGCACCATTCCTCTCGCCGTTCCTCCCGGCGTTCTTACTCAAGTAGCTCAGATGCTTCTTCAGACCAGAGCTGCTATAGTAGACAACACAGTTACTCTGATGACAGCTATAGTGATTATAGTGACCGATCACGAAGGCACTCCAAGCGCTCCCACGACTCTGATGACTCAGACTATACCAGTTCCAAGCACCGGTCCAAGCGGCACAAATATTCATCTTCTGATGACGACTATAGCCTCAGTTGCAGCCAGTCCCGAAGCCGATCTCGGAGTCATACTAGGGAGCGCTCAAGATCCAGGGGCCGCAGCCGCAGCAGCAGTTGTAGTCGCAGCCGGAGCAAACGGAGAAGCCGCAGCACCACAGCCCACAGCTGGCAGCGGAGTCGGAGCTATAGCCGGGACCGCAGCTGCAGCACCCGGAGCCCTTCGCAGAGATCAGGCTCCAGGAAGGGATCGTGGGGTCACGAGAGCCCTGAGGAGAGGCGTTCTGGTCGTCGAGACTTCATTCGCTCTAAGATCTACCGCTCCCAGTCTCCCCACTATTTCCGATCAGGCCGGGGAGAAGGTTCcggggagaagaagaaagaagatggcagaggagatGATGGTAAAGGGATAGGCCCACCCTCCCAGAACAGCAACACTGGCCCAGGAAGAGGGTCAGAAGGTGACTGCAGCCCTGAAGACAAGAACTCTGTCACTGCCAAACTGCTACTGGAGAAGATCCAGTCAAGGAAAGTGGAGAGGAAACCCAGTGTGAGTGAGGAGGTGCTGGCCACCCCTAATAAAGCTGGGCTCAAGCTCAAGGATCCTCCACAAGGTTATTTTGGGCCCAGGCTCCCCCCTTCTCTTGGCAATAAGCCTGTCCTTCCACTGATAGGGAAGCTCCCAGCTACCCGAAAGCCCAACACCAAGAAATGTGAAGAGTCTGGCTTAGAAAGGGGGGAAGAGCAAGAGCAGTCAGAGACAGAAGAAGGGCCTCCAGGGAATAGTGATGCCCCATTTGGACATCAGTTCTCCTCAGAGGAAACAGCTGGCCCCTTATCAGACCCACCCCCAGAAGAGCCAAAGTCTGAAGAAGCTACTGCTGATCACCCTGTGGCTCCGTTAGGCACCCCAGTGCACTCTGACTGCTATCCTGGGGACCCATCCATCTCCCATAACTACCTCCCTGACCCCAGTGATGGGGACACCCTCGAGTCCCTGGATAGTGGCAGTCAACCAGGCCCTGTGGAATCCAGCTTGCTGCCTATAGCGTCAGACCTTGAGCACTTCCCCAGTTATGCACCTCCCAGTGGGGAGCCTAGTATTGAGTCAGCTGATGGGGTTGAGGATGCTTCCCTAGCCCCACTGGAAAGCCAGCCCATCACCTTCACTCCCGAGGAGATGGAGAAGTACAGCAAGCTCCAGCAGGCCGCACAGCAACACATCCAGCAGCAGCTTCTGGCCAAGCAAGTAAAGGCCTTTCCCGCCTCGGCTGCCCTGGCCCCAGCCACTCCAGCCTTGCAGCCCATCCACATTCAGCAGCCAGCCACAGCCTCTGCCACCTCCATCACAACTGTTCAGCATGCCATCCTACAGCATCATGCCGCAGCAGCTGCTGCTGCCATTGGCATTcacccccaccctcatccccagcCACTTGCCCAAGTACATCATATTCCCCAGCCCCACCTGACCCCCATTTCCTTGTCCCACCTCACTCACTCGATCATCCCTGGCCATCCTGCCACCTTTCTAGCTAGCCATCCCATCCATATCATTCCCGCCTCAGCCATCCATCCTGGGCCCTTTACCTTCCACCCTGTTCCACATGCTGCCCTCTACCCTACCCTACTTGCCCCCCGGCCTGCTGCAGCAGCTGCCACTGCCCTCCACCTTCACCCACTACTTCACCCCATCTTCTCAGGTCAGGACCTGCAGCACCCCCCCAGCCATGGAACATGA
- the GPATCH8 gene encoding G patch domain-containing protein 8 isoform X3 has protein sequence MGMGRMEMELDYAEDATERRRVLEVEKEDTEELRQKYKISEILDECKRCRYITSSEPFIIIEDYVDKEKAIAKALEDLRANFYCELCDKQYQKHQEFDNHINSYDHAHKQRLKDLKQREFARNVSSRSRKDEKKQEKALRRLHELAEQRKQAECAPGSGPMFRPTTVAVDEEGGDDDKEESATNSGTSATATCGLGSEFSTDKGGPFTAVQITNTTGLAQSPGLASQGVSFGIKNNLGTPLQKLGVSFSFAKKAPVKLESIASVFKDHAEEGTSEDGTKADEKGTDQGLQKVGDSDGSSNLDGKKEDEDPQDGGSLASTLSKLKRMKREEGAGATEPEYYHYIPPAHCKVKPNFPFLLFMRASEQMEGDSSTHPKNALDSKKSSSPKPKGCIKVAASQGAEKTVGEVSEQQMETSVAEPSEPESKAETKKASGGDVSEHSLESQSQKDSEIQMCESNPPKEISQATPAGKESQEGPRHPTGPFFPVLSKDESTALQWPSELLIFTKAEPSISYSCNPLYFDFKLSRNKDARAKGTEKPKDIGGSSKDHLQSLDPSEPNKSKEEGENVEHSSGGRIDAPAPGSACSGLNKQEPGGSHGSETEDTGRSLPSNKERSGKSHRHKKKKKHKKSSKHKRKHKPDPEEKSSKAESGEKSKKRKKRKRKKNKSSAPADSERGPKPEPPGSGSPAPPRRRRRAQDDSQRRSIPAEEGSSGKKDEGGGGGSSQDHGGRKHKGEPPTSSCQQRASSKRSSRSSHRSRPSSGDEDSDDASSRRLHQKSPSQYSEEEEEEEEEEESGSEHSRSRSRSGRHHSSRRSSRRSYSSSSDASSDQSCYSRQHSYSDDSYSDYSDRSRRHSKRSHDSDDSDYTSSKHRSKRHKYSSSDDDYSLSCSQSRSRSRSHTRERSRSRGRSRSSSCSRSRSKRRSRSTTAHSWQRSRSYSRDRSCSTRSPSQRSGSRKGSWGHESPEERRSGRRDFIRSKIYRSQSPHYFRSGRGEGSGEKKKEDGRGDDGKGIGPPSQNSNTGPGRGSEGDCSPEDKNSVTAKLLLEKIQSRKVERKPSVSEEVLATPNKAGLKLKDPPQGYFGPRLPPSLGNKPVLPLIGKLPATRKPNTKKCEESGLERGEEQEQSETEEGPPGNSDAPFGHQFSSEETAGPLSDPPPEEPKSEEATADHPVAPLGTPVHSDCYPGDPSISHNYLPDPSDGDTLESLDSGSQPGPVESSLLPIASDLEHFPSYAPPSGEPSIESADGVEDASLAPLESQPITFTPEEMEKYSKLQQAAQQHIQQQLLAKQVKAFPASAALAPATPALQPIHIQQPATASATSITTVQHAILQHHAAAAAAAIGIHPHPHPQPLAQVHHIPQPHLTPISLSHLTHSIIPGHPATFLASHPIHIIPASAIHPGPFTFHPVPHAALYPTLLAPRPAAAAATALHLHPLLHPIFSGQDLQHPPSHGT, from the exons ATCTCAGAAATTCTTGATGAGTGCAAGAGATGTAGGTATATCACTTCAAGTGAGCCGTTTATCATAATTGAA GATTATGTTGATAAAGAGAAGGCAATTGCCAAAGCGTTGGAAGACCTCAGAGCCAACTTTTACTGTGAACTCTGTGATAAGCAATATCAGAAACATCAGGAATTTGACAACCATATCAACTCCTATGATCACGCACACAAGCAG AGATTGAAAGATCTCAAGCAGAGAGAGTTTGCTCGAAATGTCTCTTCAAGATCCCGCAAAGATgagaagaagcaagagaaagCCCTACGGCGGCTCCACGAGTTggcagagcaaagaaaacaagCTGAATG TGCACCTGGAAGTGGTCCCATGTTCAGACCAACCACAGTGGCTGTAGATGAAGAAGGTGGAGATGATGATAAAGAAGAATCAGCAACAAACAGTGGCACAAGTGCCACTGCCACTTGTGGCCTGGGATCTGAATTCTCCACAGATAAAGGAGGCCCTTTCACTGCAGTACAAATCACTAATACCACTGGACTGGCACAGTCTCCTGGGCTAGCCTCTCAAGGCGTCAGCTTTGGCATTAAGAATAATCTGGGGACCCCATTGCAAAAACTGGGAGTGTCATTTTCCTTTGCCAAGAAGGCTCCTGTCAAACTCGAATCAATAGCATCAGTTTTCAAGGACCACGCCGAGGAAGGGACCTCTGAAGATGGAACAAAAGCTGATGAGAAGGGTACAGACCAAGGACTGCAGAAGGTGGGAGACTCCGATGGTAGCAGTAATCTCGATGGTAAAAAAGAGGATGAAGACCCTCAGGATGGAGGGTCCCTTGCCTCAACATTATCtaagttaaaaagaatgaagcgAGAAGAAGGAGCTGGGGCTACAGAGCCAGAGTATTACCACTACATCCCCCCAGCACACTGCAAAGTAAAACCTAATTTTCCTTTCCTACTCTTTATGAGAGCCAGTGAACAAATGGAAGGTGATAGTAGTACACACCCAAAGAATGCCCTAGACAGCAAAAAAAGTAGTTCTCCCAAGCCTAAAGGCTGCATCAAGGTGGCAGCAAGCCAAGGAGCAGAAAAGACAGTTGGTGAAGTCTCTGAACAGCAGATGGAAACCAGTGTGGCTGAGCCCTCAGAGCCTGAAAGCAAAGCTGAGACAAAGAAGGCCTCAGGAGGCGATGTAAGTGAGCATAGTTTAGAGAGTCAGAGTCAGAAGGATTCAGAGATCCAAATGTGTGAGTCTAATCCTCCTAAAGAAATCTCTCAGGCCACTCCAGCAGGGAAAGAAAGCCAAGAGGGACCCAGACATCCTACTGGTCCCTTCTTTCCAGTTTTAAGCAAAGATGAAAGCACTGCCCTCCAGTGGCCATCAGAACTATTAATTTTCACGAAGGCAGAACCCTCCATTTCTTACAGTTGTAATCCTTTGTACTTTGACTTCAAGCTTTCAAGGAACAAAGATGCCAGAGCTAAAGGGACAGAAAAACCAAAGGATATAGGAGGCTCCTCAAAGGACCATCTCCAAAGCCTTGATCCTAGTGAGCCAAATAAAAgcaaagaggagggagagaatgtAGAACATTCTTCAGGAGGCAGAATAGATGCACCTGCTCCAGGGTCTGCCTGTAGCGGCCTGAATAAGCAGGAGCCTGGGGGTAGCCATGGGTCAGAGacagaagacacagggagaagcctTCCTAGCAATAAAGAACGATCTGGGAAGTCCCACCgacacaaaaagaagaagaaacacaaaaaatccAGCAAACACAAACGGAAACACAAGCCTGACCCAGAAGAGAAAAGCTCTAAGGCAGAGTCTGGGGAGAAGTCTAAGAAGCGCAAGAAGCGAAAACGAAAGAAGAATAAGTCATCAGCCCCAGCAGATTCTGAACGGGGGCCCAAACCAGAACCCCCTGGTAGTGGTAGCCCTGCACCACCAAGAAGACGGCGGCGAGCCCAAGATGATTCCCAGCGGAGATCCATTCCAGCTGAAGAAGGGAGCAGTGGCAAGAAGGATGAAGGTGGAGGCGGTGGCAGCTCCCAAGATCATGGTGGGAGGAAACACAAAGGTGAGCCTCCAACTTCATCCTGCCAGCAAAGAGCTAGCAGCAAACGGAGCAGCCGGTCTAGCCATCGAAGTCGACCCAGTAGTGGAGATGAGGATAGTGATGATGCTTCATCACGCCGGCTGCACCAGAAGTCTCCATCCCAGTacagtgaggaggaggaggaggaagaggaggaagaagagtcgGGCAGTGAGCATTCCCGTAGCCGCTCACGGTCTGGCCGGCACCATTCCTCTCGCCGTTCCTCCCGGCGTTCTTACTCAAGTAGCTCAGATGCTTCTTCAGACCAGAGCTGCTATAGTAGACAACACAGTTACTCTGATGACAGCTATAGTGATTATAGTGACCGATCACGAAGGCACTCCAAGCGCTCCCACGACTCTGATGACTCAGACTATACCAGTTCCAAGCACCGGTCCAAGCGGCACAAATATTCATCTTCTGATGACGACTATAGCCTCAGTTGCAGCCAGTCCCGAAGCCGATCTCGGAGTCATACTAGGGAGCGCTCAAGATCCAGGGGCCGCAGCCGCAGCAGCAGTTGTAGTCGCAGCCGGAGCAAACGGAGAAGCCGCAGCACCACAGCCCACAGCTGGCAGCGGAGTCGGAGCTATAGCCGGGACCGCAGCTGCAGCACCCGGAGCCCTTCGCAGAGATCAGGCTCCAGGAAGGGATCGTGGGGTCACGAGAGCCCTGAGGAGAGGCGTTCTGGTCGTCGAGACTTCATTCGCTCTAAGATCTACCGCTCCCAGTCTCCCCACTATTTCCGATCAGGCCGGGGAGAAGGTTCcggggagaagaagaaagaagatggcagaggagatGATGGTAAAGGGATAGGCCCACCCTCCCAGAACAGCAACACTGGCCCAGGAAGAGGGTCAGAAGGTGACTGCAGCCCTGAAGACAAGAACTCTGTCACTGCCAAACTGCTACTGGAGAAGATCCAGTCAAGGAAAGTGGAGAGGAAACCCAGTGTGAGTGAGGAGGTGCTGGCCACCCCTAATAAAGCTGGGCTCAAGCTCAAGGATCCTCCACAAGGTTATTTTGGGCCCAGGCTCCCCCCTTCTCTTGGCAATAAGCCTGTCCTTCCACTGATAGGGAAGCTCCCAGCTACCCGAAAGCCCAACACCAAGAAATGTGAAGAGTCTGGCTTAGAAAGGGGGGAAGAGCAAGAGCAGTCAGAGACAGAAGAAGGGCCTCCAGGGAATAGTGATGCCCCATTTGGACATCAGTTCTCCTCAGAGGAAACAGCTGGCCCCTTATCAGACCCACCCCCAGAAGAGCCAAAGTCTGAAGAAGCTACTGCTGATCACCCTGTGGCTCCGTTAGGCACCCCAGTGCACTCTGACTGCTATCCTGGGGACCCATCCATCTCCCATAACTACCTCCCTGACCCCAGTGATGGGGACACCCTCGAGTCCCTGGATAGTGGCAGTCAACCAGGCCCTGTGGAATCCAGCTTGCTGCCTATAGCGTCAGACCTTGAGCACTTCCCCAGTTATGCACCTCCCAGTGGGGAGCCTAGTATTGAGTCAGCTGATGGGGTTGAGGATGCTTCCCTAGCCCCACTGGAAAGCCAGCCCATCACCTTCACTCCCGAGGAGATGGAGAAGTACAGCAAGCTCCAGCAGGCCGCACAGCAACACATCCAGCAGCAGCTTCTGGCCAAGCAAGTAAAGGCCTTTCCCGCCTCGGCTGCCCTGGCCCCAGCCACTCCAGCCTTGCAGCCCATCCACATTCAGCAGCCAGCCACAGCCTCTGCCACCTCCATCACAACTGTTCAGCATGCCATCCTACAGCATCATGCCGCAGCAGCTGCTGCTGCCATTGGCATTcacccccaccctcatccccagcCACTTGCCCAAGTACATCATATTCCCCAGCCCCACCTGACCCCCATTTCCTTGTCCCACCTCACTCACTCGATCATCCCTGGCCATCCTGCCACCTTTCTAGCTAGCCATCCCATCCATATCATTCCCGCCTCAGCCATCCATCCTGGGCCCTTTACCTTCCACCCTGTTCCACATGCTGCCCTCTACCCTACCCTACTTGCCCCCCGGCCTGCTGCAGCAGCTGCCACTGCCCTCCACCTTCACCCACTACTTCACCCCATCTTCTCAGGTCAGGACCTGCAGCACCCCCCCAGCCATGGAACATGA